A genomic segment from Chitinophaga flava encodes:
- a CDS encoding lysoplasmalogenase translates to MITSRWLVLYFITLFADLVLIGLNMDAFRYATKPLLVPLLAAYFMSSAADVPGKQRMWMYGALFSCFLGDVLLMFDNLFLPGLGSFLVGHLFYITFFLTIRYSNPPVPYCKYPLVFLNAAIIIGFILFLMPYLGNLAIPVIIYSLVISITVQSVIHAFHYRYQPAAWYCLIGAILFLLSDSLIALGKFYHPMSAGGILVMLTYGLAQAGLVHGSVKYYGDKS, encoded by the coding sequence ATGATAACATCCAGATGGCTAGTCCTCTACTTCATTACCCTATTTGCCGATCTCGTACTGATCGGCCTTAACATGGACGCTTTCCGTTATGCTACCAAACCCTTGCTGGTACCTTTACTGGCAGCGTATTTCATGTCGTCAGCAGCAGATGTGCCGGGCAAGCAGCGGATGTGGATGTATGGAGCCCTTTTTTCCTGTTTTCTGGGAGATGTGTTACTGATGTTTGATAATCTGTTTCTTCCCGGATTGGGCAGTTTTCTGGTAGGACACTTGTTTTATATCACCTTCTTTCTCACCATCCGGTATTCCAATCCGCCTGTCCCCTATTGCAAATACCCCCTTGTATTCCTGAATGCAGCTATCATCATTGGCTTTATTCTTTTTCTGATGCCTTACCTGGGCAATCTGGCTATTCCGGTCATCATATATTCGCTGGTCATATCCATTACGGTACAGAGTGTCATACATGCCTTCCACTACCGTTACCAGCCTGCAGCCTGGTATTGCCTTATCGGGGCCATTCTGTTCTTGCTTTCCGATTCTCTGATTGCGCTGGGCAAGTTCTACCATCCCATGTCGGCCGGCGGTATACTGGTGATGCTCACTTACGGCCTGGCACAAGCTGGGTTGGTACATGGGTCTGTGAAGTATTATGGAGATAAAAGTTGA
- a CDS encoding sensor histidine kinase, whose translation MNRFSVNISLRVLLLTFTLATSTWLYMHGMTPLSLLLFPLVVLQMYGIYHYLNRINRKLTLFLESIRYEDFSIRFSGDNKLGKSFRMLNHQFNEVLEAFRQTRAEKEANLKYIDTIIQHISIGVFSFDSEGHIELINPAAFRLMGIYRLRNISELKSMHPGLAELLRELSSGNKTLYATTQGQQLSIHAATVRLQGRLIKLISIQNIHSELQKKELEAWQNLTKILRHEIMNSVTPIVSLIGTMKEIVDLDIAPTSGSHEGIADLQEALLTVESRSKGIMNFVNAYRDYTTLPQPQFTRVNIKSLVATVSSLFQADMKQANIRFLLEVDAENVEIHADISQLQMVLINLVKNAMDALEQTSNASIQIKVYLNNVQQICIEITDNGPGIDTEAMNKIFIPFFTTKKTGSGIGLSLSQQIIQMHGGQLKVLSPGNNGNGSTFLILLNT comes from the coding sequence ATGAACCGTTTCAGCGTCAATATCAGCCTGCGGGTACTGTTGCTTACCTTTACACTGGCCACCTCCACATGGCTGTACATGCATGGCATGACGCCCTTATCCCTGCTGCTGTTTCCGCTGGTAGTGCTGCAGATGTACGGCATCTATCATTACCTCAACCGCATCAACCGTAAACTCACACTGTTTCTGGAGTCTATCCGTTATGAAGATTTCTCCATCCGCTTCAGCGGCGATAACAAGCTGGGGAAAAGTTTCCGTATGCTCAACCACCAGTTCAATGAAGTACTGGAAGCCTTCCGGCAAACAAGAGCAGAGAAAGAAGCCAATCTCAAATACATCGACACCATTATCCAGCATATCAGCATCGGCGTATTTTCCTTCGACAGCGAAGGCCACATCGAACTGATCAACCCCGCTGCCTTCCGGCTCATGGGCATCTACCGGCTGCGTAATATCTCAGAACTGAAATCCATGCATCCCGGCCTTGCTGAACTACTAAGGGAGCTGTCATCCGGTAATAAAACGCTGTATGCCACCACACAAGGCCAGCAACTGTCCATACATGCCGCCACTGTAAGGCTGCAAGGCCGCCTGATCAAATTGATCTCCATTCAAAACATCCATTCGGAACTACAGAAAAAAGAACTGGAAGCCTGGCAGAACCTCACCAAAATATTACGTCATGAGATCATGAACTCTGTAACCCCCATTGTGTCGCTCATTGGCACTATGAAAGAAATTGTAGATCTCGATATTGCCCCCACTTCCGGCAGCCACGAAGGCATCGCCGACCTCCAGGAAGCCCTGCTGACAGTAGAAAGCCGGAGTAAAGGCATTATGAACTTTGTAAATGCCTACCGGGATTATACCACACTGCCGCAACCACAGTTCACCCGGGTAAATATCAAATCGCTGGTAGCTACCGTAAGCAGCCTTTTTCAAGCCGATATGAAACAGGCCAACATCCGCTTCCTGCTGGAGGTAGATGCTGAAAATGTAGAGATCCATGCAGATATATCTCAGTTGCAGATGGTGCTCATCAATCTGGTCAAAAACGCCATGGACGCGCTGGAACAGACATCCAATGCCAGCATACAGATAAAGGTATACCTCAACAACGTACAACAGATCTGTATTGAAATCACCGATAACGGCCCTGGTATTGACACCGAAGCCATGAACAAAATTTTTATTCCCTTCTTCACCACCAAAAAAACCGGCTCAGGGATTGGCCTCAGTTTGTCACAGCAGATTATCCAGATGCATGGCGGTCAGCTGAAAGTGCTTAGTCCTGGCAATAACGGTAATGGATCTACGTTTCTCATTTTACTCAATACCTGA
- a CDS encoding sigma-54-dependent transcriptional regulator, giving the protein MTTMQPGKILIVDDDVDVLRAARLLLKRHFEQVDFEKNPQKIPYLVSNFDYDVILLDMNFTRDLSSGKEGFEWLDRILDIKPDTAVVLFTAYGDVEMAVRAIKSGAVDFVLKPWENEKLLATIQSAYNKRAARQDKPAAVVNTGNLIVGSSPAMQAVFDTVSRVAATDANVLILGENGTGKDMLARHIHQLSLRNKKSFVSVDLGAISETLFESELFGHVKGAFTDAREDRAGRFEEAAGGTIFLDEIGNITIPFQAKLLTVLQNRSVTKVGSNKNIPIDVRLICATNRNIQQQAAQHLFRQDLLYRINTIEIHLPPLRERKEDIVPLAEHFLQLYREKYKRPVNSMHESLIQQLEKYEWPGNIRELQHAMERAVILSQSKTLQAKDVFVKSSNTQDQQMDTGYNLEEMERNIIAQAMKKCNGNITEAAKELGLSRAALYRRLEKYNI; this is encoded by the coding sequence ATGACCACAATGCAACCCGGAAAAATCCTGATAGTAGACGATGATGTAGATGTATTGCGTGCTGCACGTCTACTGTTGAAGAGACATTTTGAGCAGGTGGATTTTGAGAAAAATCCGCAGAAGATACCTTACCTCGTTTCCAACTTTGATTACGACGTGATCCTGCTGGATATGAACTTCACCCGTGACCTCAGCAGCGGAAAAGAAGGCTTCGAATGGCTGGACCGTATCCTCGATATCAAGCCCGACACTGCTGTAGTGCTGTTTACCGCCTATGGCGACGTAGAGATGGCTGTAAGAGCCATTAAGTCCGGCGCCGTGGATTTTGTGCTCAAGCCCTGGGAAAACGAAAAGCTGCTGGCCACTATCCAGTCGGCATACAATAAACGGGCAGCCCGGCAAGACAAGCCTGCCGCCGTTGTCAATACCGGCAACCTCATAGTAGGCAGCAGCCCTGCCATGCAGGCGGTATTCGACACCGTATCACGCGTAGCGGCTACAGACGCCAATGTGCTCATACTTGGTGAAAATGGTACCGGTAAAGACATGCTGGCCCGGCATATTCATCAGCTCTCCCTCCGCAACAAAAAATCGTTTGTCAGCGTAGACCTCGGCGCCATCAGTGAAACACTTTTCGAAAGCGAGCTTTTCGGCCACGTAAAAGGTGCCTTCACCGATGCCCGCGAAGACAGAGCCGGACGCTTCGAAGAAGCCGCCGGCGGCACCATCTTCCTCGATGAAATCGGAAACATCACCATCCCCTTTCAGGCCAAACTGCTGACGGTATTGCAAAACAGATCTGTTACCAAAGTGGGCTCCAATAAAAATATACCCATTGACGTTAGACTAATCTGCGCTACCAACCGCAACATACAGCAACAGGCCGCCCAGCATCTGTTTCGTCAGGACCTGCTCTACCGCATCAATACCATCGAAATACATCTGCCTCCCCTGCGCGAACGCAAGGAAGACATCGTTCCCCTCGCCGAACATTTCCTGCAGCTCTACCGCGAAAAATATAAACGCCCGGTTAACAGCATGCATGAATCACTCATACAACAACTGGAAAAATATGAGTGGCCCGGTAATATCCGCGAACTGCAACATGCCATGGAAAGAGCCGTCATCCTCTCCCAGAGCAAAACACTGCAGGCCAAAGACGTATTCGTTAAAAGCAGCAATACCCAGGACCAGCAAATGGATACGGGTTACAACCTGGAAGAAATGGAACGCAACATCATTGCCCAGGCGATGAAAAAATGTAATGGCAATATCACCGAAGCCGCCAAAGAACTGGGCCTCAGTAGAGCCGCTCTCTACAGAAGACTCGAGAAATACAATATTTAG
- a CDS encoding efflux RND transporter periplasmic adaptor subunit → MDRKIEKKFWNKKRILMIGGGGLIALLLLYTLIFADHRATLNVEKDKITISEVKKGTFDVYIAVTAVVMPLKTIRLDAIEGGYVSRKYLEGGSMVKEGDSILKLDNQHMMMEFVNHETEIYRLRNELQNTRLSIRQQDFTMQQSLSELTARIDAAQDLYDRNKQLVDEKIVARQEFNKNKIELEGLKRQRDIMSQSQSYQRENAKQQISQLEGTLSRTQRNLELMKQNLNSLIVRAPVSGQLSSIDVEVGSSITAGQNIGQIDDLNGFKLRADIDEHYVSQVFAGLKATFEFDGKTYEMVVTKVYPEVKSGRFQADMNFEKTTPEGIRRGQSSPIRLVLGKSAEAILLPLGGFFSDTGGNWVYVVDKSGKRALKRNISLGRKNPLYFEVLEGLQPGDQVITSSYENFGNKDVLAF, encoded by the coding sequence ATGGATAGAAAAATTGAAAAGAAGTTCTGGAATAAAAAACGCATCCTGATGATTGGTGGTGGTGGACTGATTGCATTGTTGCTGTTGTATACACTGATCTTTGCCGACCACCGCGCTACCCTCAATGTAGAAAAGGATAAGATCACCATCTCTGAAGTGAAAAAAGGCACTTTCGATGTATATATCGCTGTAACCGCAGTGGTAATGCCACTGAAGACCATCCGCCTCGACGCCATTGAAGGAGGCTATGTAAGCCGTAAATACCTGGAAGGCGGCAGCATGGTGAAAGAAGGGGATTCTATCCTCAAACTGGACAACCAGCACATGATGATGGAGTTTGTAAATCATGAGACAGAGATATACCGTTTACGTAATGAGCTGCAGAATACACGCTTGTCCATCCGTCAGCAGGACTTTACTATGCAGCAGAGTCTTTCCGAACTGACTGCCAGGATTGATGCAGCTCAGGACCTGTATGACCGTAATAAACAACTGGTTGACGAAAAGATCGTTGCCCGTCAGGAGTTCAACAAAAACAAGATAGAACTGGAAGGACTGAAAAGGCAGCGCGATATTATGTCGCAGTCCCAGTCTTATCAACGCGAGAATGCCAAACAACAGATCTCTCAGCTGGAAGGTACATTGTCACGTACCCAGCGCAACCTGGAGCTGATGAAACAAAACCTCAACAGCCTGATTGTCAGGGCCCCTGTTTCCGGACAGCTGTCTTCCATCGATGTGGAAGTAGGCTCCAGCATCACTGCAGGCCAGAACATAGGCCAGATTGACGATCTGAATGGTTTTAAGCTGCGTGCCGATATCGATGAACACTACGTATCACAGGTGTTCGCCGGTTTGAAAGCCACCTTTGAGTTTGATGGTAAAACCTATGAGATGGTGGTGACCAAAGTATATCCTGAAGTTAAAAGCGGTCGTTTCCAGGCTGATATGAATTTTGAAAAAACAACACCTGAAGGCATCCGCCGTGGACAATCTTCTCCTATCCGACTGGTACTGGGTAAGTCTGCAGAAGCGATCCTGCTGCCTCTGGGAGGCTTCTTTTCCGACACTGGTGGTAACTGGGTGTACGTGGTAGATAAAAGCGGGAAACGTGCCTTAAAACGTAATATCTCACTGGGTAGAAAAAATCCTTTGTATTTTGAAGTACTGGAAGGATTACAGCCAGGCGACCAGGTAATCACGTCTTCTTATGAGAATTTTGGTAACAAGGATGTGCTGGCATTTTAA
- a CDS encoding ABC transporter ATP-binding protein — protein sequence MIRTVNLQKLFTTEEVETTALNGINMEVQDGEFVAIMGPSGCGKSTLLNIIGLLDNPSDGEYHFWGKEVARMSERQRAQLRKGSIGFVFQSFNLIDELTVYENVELPLLYLKVAPAERKQKVEEVLERMNIMHRRNHFPQQLSGGQQQRVAIARAVVAKPNLILADEPTGNLDSTNGEEVMKLLQELNNAGTTLIMVTHSPYDAGFAHRIINLFDGRVVTENIKEQFHV from the coding sequence ATGATACGCACCGTTAACTTACAGAAGTTATTTACAACAGAAGAAGTGGAAACAACCGCCCTCAATGGCATTAACATGGAAGTGCAGGATGGTGAGTTTGTAGCGATCATGGGGCCATCCGGTTGTGGTAAGTCAACCCTGCTGAACATCATTGGTTTACTGGACAATCCCAGCGACGGTGAGTATCATTTCTGGGGCAAGGAAGTCGCCAGGATGAGCGAGCGCCAGCGCGCGCAACTGCGTAAAGGATCTATCGGCTTCGTATTCCAGAGCTTTAACCTGATCGATGAGCTGACCGTTTATGAAAACGTGGAGCTGCCATTATTATATCTGAAAGTAGCTCCGGCTGAAAGAAAACAAAAAGTGGAAGAAGTGCTGGAACGTATGAATATCATGCACCGCCGTAACCACTTCCCACAACAGCTTTCCGGTGGTCAGCAACAACGTGTGGCCATCGCCCGCGCCGTAGTAGCCAAACCCAATCTGATCCTGGCGGATGAACCTACCGGTAACCTGGACTCCACCAACGGAGAAGAGGTAATGAAACTGTTGCAGGAACTCAATAATGCCGGCACCACCCTGATCATGGTTACCCACTCTCCCTACGATGCCGGGTTTGCTCACCGTATCATCAATCTCTTTGACGGACGGGTAGTGACAGAAAATATCAAGGAACAGTTCCATGTGTGA